In Oryzias melastigma strain HK-1 linkage group LG10, ASM292280v2, whole genome shotgun sequence, a single window of DNA contains:
- the zdhhc15b gene encoding palmitoyltransferase ZDHHC15B translates to MALSRGLRCCQRVFSWIPVLIITAVVLWSYYAYVFELCLFTITNTLEKVAYLLVFHVCFAMFSWTYWKSIFTPVAAPCKKFQLSYSDKQRYEMEERPDAQKQILVEIAKKLPIFTRAQSGAIRFCDRCQVLKPDRCHHCSVCETCVLKMDHHCPWVNNCVGFSNYKFFLLFLAYSMLYCVFIATTVFRYFLKFWAGDLPNGPAKFHVLFLMFVALMFFISLMFLFSYHCWLVAKNRSTLEAFSAPVFVGGPDKNGFNVGIKRNLQQVFGEDVRQWFIPVFTSQGNGHYFPLKSQNSESQNPLLANEDLWEESDEGSEDGSLVEDLDPSVTINMEE, encoded by the exons ATGGCTCTCTCCAGAGGTTTGAGATGCTGTCAGAGGGTCTTCTCCTGGATTCCCGTCCTTATCATCACCGCTGTCGTGTTGTGGTCCTACTATGCATACGTGTTTGAGCTTTGTCTGT ttacaaTAACCAACACGTTGGAAAAAG TGGCGTACCTGCTGGTGTTCCATGTTTGCTTTGCAATGTTCTCCTGGACATACTGGAAGTCCATTTTCACCCCAGTAGCAGCACCATGCAAAAAG TTTCAGCTGTCGTACTCGGATAAGCAGCGGTATGAGATGGAGGAGAGGCCGGATGCCCAGAAACAAATTCTAGTGGAAATTGCCAAGAAACTACCCATCTTCACCCGAGCCCAATCTGGAG CTATCAGGTTTTGTGACCGCTGCCAAGTGCTGAAGCCTGACCGCTGTCACCACTGCTCCGTTTGTGAAAC GTGTGTTTTAAAGATGGACCACCATTGCCCCTG gGTGAACAACTGTGTCGGTTTCTCCAACTAcaagtttttccttcttttcctgGCGTACTCCATGCTGTACTGCGTTTTCATTGCAACAACAGTCTTTCGATATTTCCTGAAGTTCTGGGCA ggAGACTTGCCAAATGGGCCAGCAAAGTTTCACGTCCTTTTCCTCATGTTTGTGGCACTCATGTTCTTCATCAGTCTCATGTTCCTCTTTAGCTACCACTGCTGGTTGGTAGCCAAGAACAGATCCACCTTAG AAGCCTTTTCCGCTCCAGTTTTCGTTGGTGGTCCAGACAAAAACGGTTTTAATGTAGGGATAAAAAGAAACCTGCAGCAGGTGTTTGGGGAAGACGTGAGGCAGTGGTTCATTCCTGTTTTCACCAG CCAAGGAAATGGTCACTACTTCCCTTTGAAGAGCCAAAATTCCGAATCTCAAAACCCTCTATTAGCTAACGAGGACTTGTGGGAGGAGTCAGATGAGGGCTCTGAAGACGGAAGTTTGG TTGAGGACTTGGACCCCTCTGTTACCATAAACATGGAGGAATAA
- the uprt gene encoding uracil phosphoribosyltransferase homolog, with protein MPCHNQQLNNVSSGQEHPMKQVRFANNSGSSNMPAVLNNPEPSEISTQPIVGQDNLGPQLKLLPLNDQIRELQTIIRDKTTSRGDFVFCADRLIRLVVEEGLNQLPYSECTVTTPTGYKYDGVKFERGNCGVSIMRSGEAMEQGLRDCCRSIRIGKILIQSDEETQKAKVYYAKFPPDVYRRKVLLMYPILSTGNTVIEAVRVLIEHGVQPKHIILLSLFSTPHGAKSIIQEFPDITILTTEVHPVAPTHFGQRYFGTD; from the exons ATGCCATGCCACAATCAGCAGCTGAACAATGTCAGCAGTGGCCAGGAGCATCCAATGAAGCAAGTGCGGTTCGCAAACAACAGCGGCAGCAGTAATATGCCCGCAGTGCTGAACAACCCTGAACCGAGTGAGATCTCCACACAGCCTATTGTTGGCCAGGACAATCTGGGACCTCAGCTAAAACTTCTACCTCTGAATGACCAGATCCGGGAATTACAGACAATAATAAGAGACAA GACAACCAGCAGAGGcgattttgttttctgtgcagACAGACTG ATCCGACTTGTTGTAGAAGAAGGCTTGAATCAACTTCCGTACTCAGAATGTACTGTAACAACACCCACAG gGTACAAGTATGATGGTGTTAAGTTTGAAAGAGGAAACTGTGGAGTCAGCATCATGAGAAGTG GTGAGGCTATGGAGCAGGGTCTGCGGGACTGCTGCCGCTCCATCCGCATCGGCAAGATCCTCATCCAGAGCGACGAGGAGACGCAGAAAGCAAAGGTCTACTACGCCAAGTTTCCTCCAGATGTGTACAGAAGAAAAGTGCTGCTCATGTACCCCATCCTCA GTACGGGCAACACTGTGATTGAGGCGGTGAGGGTGCTGATAGAGCACGGAGTCCAGCCCAAGCATATAATCCTCCTCAGCCTCTTCTCTACACCTCATG GAGCCAAATCTATAATCCAGGAGTTCCCAGATATCACCATCCTGACCACAGAGGTTCACCCAGTGGCTCCTACACATTTCGGTCAAAGGTATTTTGGCACAGATTGA